The following are encoded together in the Citrobacter arsenatis genome:
- the emrA gene encoding multidrug efflux MFS transporter periplasmic adaptor subunit EmrA, whose amino-acid sequence MSANAETQTPQQPVKKNGKRKSMLLLLTLLFIIIAVAYGIYWFLVLRHVEETDDAYVAGNQVQIMAQVSGSVTKVWADNTDFVKQGDVLVTLDQTDAKQAFEKAKTALASSVRQTHQLMINSKQLQASIEVQRTALAQAQSDFNRRVPLGNANLIGREELQHARDAVASAQAQLDVAIQQYNANQAMILGSKLEDQPAVQQAATEVRDAWLALERTRIVSPMTGYVSRRAVQPGAQISPTTPLMAVVPATNLWVDANFKETQLAHIRIGQPATVITDIYGDDVKYTGKVVGLDMGTGSAFSLLPAQNATGNWIKVVQRLPVRIELDAQQLAQHPLRIGLSTLVTVDTANRDGQILASQVRTTPVAESNAREINLAPVNKMIEEIVRANAG is encoded by the coding sequence ATGAGCGCAAATGCGGAGACTCAAACCCCGCAGCAACCGGTCAAGAAGAATGGCAAACGTAAAAGCATGCTGCTCCTTCTGACCTTGCTCTTTATTATCATTGCCGTGGCATATGGGATTTATTGGTTTTTAGTACTGCGTCATGTCGAAGAGACAGACGATGCGTACGTGGCAGGGAACCAGGTTCAAATCATGGCACAGGTATCAGGCAGCGTGACGAAAGTCTGGGCTGATAACACTGACTTTGTAAAACAAGGCGATGTGCTGGTCACCCTTGATCAGACGGACGCAAAACAGGCATTTGAAAAAGCCAAAACTGCGCTGGCTTCCAGCGTGCGTCAGACGCACCAGTTGATGATCAACAGCAAGCAGTTACAGGCAAGCATTGAAGTACAGAGAACCGCTCTGGCGCAGGCGCAAAGCGACTTTAATCGCCGCGTTCCGCTCGGTAATGCCAACCTGATTGGCCGCGAAGAACTGCAACATGCGCGTGATGCCGTCGCCAGCGCGCAGGCTCAGCTTGATGTCGCAATCCAACAATATAATGCTAACCAGGCGATGATTCTCGGCAGCAAACTGGAAGACCAGCCCGCCGTGCAACAGGCAGCCACAGAGGTGCGTGATGCCTGGCTGGCGCTGGAACGTACCAGAATTGTCAGCCCGATGACCGGCTATGTTTCCCGCCGTGCCGTACAGCCTGGCGCGCAAATTAGCCCAACCACACCGTTGATGGCGGTTGTTCCGGCCACAAACCTGTGGGTGGATGCCAACTTCAAAGAAACACAGCTAGCGCACATCCGCATCGGCCAACCCGCAACGGTCATCACCGACATTTACGGCGATGACGTGAAGTACACCGGTAAAGTCGTCGGCCTGGATATGGGTACAGGTAGCGCCTTCTCCTTGCTGCCGGCGCAAAACGCAACCGGCAACTGGATCAAAGTCGTCCAGCGTCTACCGGTGCGTATCGAACTGGATGCGCAGCAACTGGCGCAGCATCCATTACGTATTGGTTTGTCTACGCTGGTGACTGTTGATACCGCTAATCGTGACGGACAAATTCTGGCAAGCCAGGTTCGCACCACGCCGGTAGCAGAAAGTAATGCACGTGAAATCAACCTTGCTCCGGTCAATAAGATGATCGAAGAGATCGTGCGGGCCAACGCGGGCTAA
- the emrR gene encoding multidrug efflux transporter EmrAB transcriptional repressor EmrR, with protein MDSSFTPIEQMLKFRASRYEEFPYQEVLLTRLCMHMQGKLLENRNKMLKAQGINETLFMALITLESQENHSIQPSELSCALGSSRTNATRIADELEKRGWIERRESDNDRRCLHLQLTEKGHAFLQEVLPPQHNCLHQLWSSLSTTEKDQLEQITRKLLTRLDQMEQDGAVLEALR; from the coding sequence ATGGATAGTTCGTTTACGCCCATTGAACAAATGCTAAAATTTCGCGCCAGCCGCTACGAAGAGTTTCCTTATCAGGAAGTGCTTCTGACTCGTCTATGCATGCACATGCAGGGCAAGCTGCTGGAAAACCGCAATAAGATGCTGAAAGCTCAAGGGATTAACGAGACGTTGTTTATGGCGTTGATTACGCTGGAGTCTCAGGAAAACCACAGTATTCAGCCTTCTGAACTGAGTTGCGCGCTCGGCTCGTCACGCACTAACGCTACCCGCATCGCGGATGAGTTAGAAAAACGTGGCTGGATTGAACGTCGCGAAAGCGATAACGATCGCCGCTGTCTGCATCTGCAATTGACCGAGAAAGGCCACGCATTTTTGCAAGAGGTATTACCGCCTCAGCACAACTGCCTGCATCAACTCTGGTCATCTCTCAGCACCACCGAAAAAGATCAGCTCGAGCAAATTACCCGTAAACTTCTGACCCGTCTTGATCAGATGGAGCAGGATGGTGCGGTGTTAGAAGCGCTGCGCTAA
- a CDS encoding AzlC family ABC transporter permease, with the protein MESPIPQSEPSSATLTEGFKDSLPIVISYIPVAFAFGLNATRLGFTPVESVFFSCIIYAGASQFVITTMLAAGSSLWVAALTVMAMDVRHVLYGPSLRSRITLRLSKPKSALWAFGLTDEVFAAATAKLVRDNRRWSENWMIGIALCSWASWVFGTVIGAFSGSGLLKDYPAVEAALGFMLPALFMSFLLASFQRQQALCVTAALAGALAGVMLFSIPAAILAGIVCGCLTALIQSFWQGGPDEL; encoded by the coding sequence ATGGAAAGCCCGATCCCCCAGTCTGAACCCAGTTCTGCAACGCTAACTGAAGGATTCAAAGACAGCCTGCCAATAGTCATTAGCTATATTCCGGTCGCTTTTGCATTTGGTCTCAATGCCACTCGCCTTGGCTTTACTCCGGTTGAAAGCGTCTTTTTCTCCTGCATTATCTATGCGGGGGCCAGCCAGTTTGTCATTACCACAATGCTCGCCGCGGGCAGTTCACTGTGGGTCGCCGCGCTGACCGTCATGGCCATGGATGTACGCCATGTATTGTATGGCCCTTCCCTGCGTAGCCGAATTACCTTGCGACTGAGTAAACCCAAAAGCGCGCTGTGGGCCTTTGGCCTTACCGATGAAGTCTTTGCCGCCGCAACGGCGAAGCTGGTACGAGATAACCGGCGCTGGAGTGAAAACTGGATGATCGGCATTGCGCTATGCTCCTGGGCCTCATGGGTGTTTGGTACGGTGATCGGCGCGTTTTCCGGCAGTGGTTTACTCAAGGATTACCCGGCGGTTGAAGCGGCGCTGGGCTTCATGCTCCCGGCGCTGTTCATGAGCTTTTTGCTGGCCTCTTTTCAGCGTCAGCAGGCGCTCTGCGTCACTGCCGCACTGGCCGGAGCGCTGGCTGGCGTTATGTTGTTTTCCATTCCTGCCGCCATCCTTGCAGGTATTGTCTGCGGATGCCTGACGGCGCTCATCCAGTCGTTTTGGCAGGGAGGTCCTGATGAGCTATGA
- the emrB gene encoding multidrug efflux MFS transporter permease subunit EmrB — protein MQQQKPLEGAQLVIMTIALSLATFMQVLDSTIANVAIPTIAGNLGSSLSQGTWVITSFGVANAISIPITGWLAKRFGEVRLFMWSTTAFVIASWACGMSTSLNMLIFFRVIQGIVAGPLIPLSQSLLLNNYPPAKRSIALALWSMTVIVAPICGPILGGYISDNYHWGWIFFINVPIGAVVVLMTLQTLRGRETKTEQRRIDAIGLALLVIGIGSLQIMLDRGKELDWFASQEIIILTVVAVVAISFLIVWELTDEHPIVDLSLFKSRNFTIGCLCISLAYMLYFGAIVLLPQLLQEVYGYTATWAGLASAPVGVIPVILSPIIGRFAHKLDMRRLVTFSFIMYAVCFYWRAWTFEPGMDFGASAWPQFIQGFAVACFFMPLTTITLSGLPPERLAAASSLSNFTRTLAGSIGTSITTTMWTNRESLHHAQLTESVNPYNPNAQAMYDKLQDLGMTHQQASGWIAQQITNQGLIISANEIFWMSAGIFLVLLGLVWFAKPPFGAGGGGGGAH, from the coding sequence ATGCAACAGCAAAAACCGCTGGAAGGCGCGCAGCTCGTCATTATGACGATCGCGCTGTCGCTGGCGACATTCATGCAGGTGCTGGACTCCACCATTGCTAACGTGGCGATCCCCACTATCGCCGGGAACCTCGGCTCTTCACTGAGCCAGGGGACCTGGGTGATCACCTCATTCGGGGTGGCGAACGCTATCTCTATTCCGATCACCGGCTGGCTGGCAAAACGATTTGGCGAAGTAAGACTCTTTATGTGGTCAACTACCGCCTTTGTCATTGCGTCATGGGCATGCGGGATGTCCACCAGCCTCAACATGCTGATATTCTTCCGCGTAATTCAGGGTATCGTCGCCGGTCCGTTAATTCCGCTTTCGCAAAGCCTGTTACTGAATAACTATCCTCCCGCCAAACGTTCCATCGCCCTCGCGCTATGGTCGATGACGGTGATTGTTGCCCCGATATGTGGTCCTATTCTTGGGGGCTATATCAGCGACAACTATCACTGGGGCTGGATATTTTTCATTAACGTGCCAATCGGTGCTGTAGTGGTATTGATGACCCTGCAAACCCTGCGTGGTCGGGAAACGAAAACCGAGCAGCGGCGCATCGACGCTATTGGGCTGGCTCTGCTGGTAATTGGTATCGGCAGTTTGCAGATTATGCTCGACCGCGGCAAAGAGCTGGACTGGTTCGCTTCTCAGGAGATTATTATCCTGACGGTGGTCGCCGTTGTCGCAATCAGCTTCCTGATCGTCTGGGAGCTTACCGACGAGCACCCCATTGTCGATCTCTCGCTGTTTAAGTCGCGAAACTTTACCATTGGCTGTCTGTGTATCAGTCTGGCCTATATGCTCTACTTCGGCGCAATCGTCCTGCTGCCGCAGCTATTGCAGGAGGTATACGGCTATACGGCAACCTGGGCCGGTCTGGCATCAGCGCCGGTTGGGGTGATTCCGGTGATCCTGTCGCCGATTATCGGCCGCTTCGCGCACAAGCTGGATATGCGTCGGTTGGTGACGTTCAGTTTTATTATGTACGCCGTCTGTTTCTACTGGCGTGCGTGGACCTTCGAACCAGGTATGGACTTTGGCGCATCGGCCTGGCCGCAGTTTATTCAGGGTTTCGCGGTAGCCTGCTTCTTTATGCCACTGACGACCATCACGCTGTCCGGCTTACCGCCAGAGCGTCTGGCAGCGGCATCGAGCTTGTCGAACTTTACGCGAACGCTGGCCGGCTCTATCGGCACATCAATTACAACGACAATGTGGACGAACCGCGAGTCGCTGCACCATGCGCAGTTAACGGAATCCGTTAACCCCTACAATCCCAATGCTCAGGCCATGTACGATAAGCTGCAGGATTTAGGGATGACGCACCAGCAGGCGTCAGGCTGGATAGCCCAGCAGATCACCAATCAGGGGCTGATTATTTCCGCCAACGAAATCTTCTGGATGTCGGCTGGGATCTTCCTCGTTCTGCTTGGACTGGTGTGGTTCGCCAAACCGCCCTTTGGCGCGGGTGGCGGCGGCGGCGGTGCGCACTAA
- the ygaH gene encoding L-valine transporter subunit YgaH, which produces MSYEVLLLGLLVGCVNYCFRYLPLRFGVGNVRPTKRGATGILLDTIGIASICALLVVSTAPEVMHDTRRFVPTLVGFVILGASFYKTRSIIIPTLLSALGYGLAWKMLVGL; this is translated from the coding sequence ATGAGCTATGAAGTCCTGCTGCTAGGCCTGTTGGTCGGCTGCGTGAATTACTGTTTTCGCTATTTGCCGCTCCGTTTTGGCGTGGGGAACGTTCGCCCAACAAAACGCGGCGCGACGGGCATATTACTCGACACCATTGGCATTGCATCAATTTGCGCCCTGTTGGTGGTGTCTACCGCGCCAGAAGTGATGCACGACACTCGTCGGTTCGTGCCTACGCTGGTGGGGTTTGTCATACTGGGCGCAAGCTTCTATAAAACCCGCAGCATCATCATTCCAACGTTACTGAGTGCTCTGGGCTACGGATTAGCCTGGAAAATGCTGGTTGGCTTATAG